The Oreochromis niloticus isolate F11D_XX linkage group LG13, O_niloticus_UMD_NMBU, whole genome shotgun sequence genome has a window encoding:
- the fbxo28 gene encoding F-box only protein 28: protein MTGVSSKPAEQRAAAVHHTGSHQHLIHVCVTAAAHGGFKRLWTALCGWLLTVESVFPSLKKKWHELPIETSFPARLYQGKMAAVVERVDGCVGSLDSDVVSLRHTPPPSDQQHQNNPLLGLPIVAIETILNFLSYDEISLLRSVCKRMDMICQRVLNQGFLKVERYHSLCQRQVKAQLPRRESERRNHSLARHADILAAVETRLSLLNMTFMKYVDSNLCCFIPGKVIDEIYRVLRYVNSTRAPQRAHEVLQELRDISSMAMEYFDEKIVPILKKKLPGADLSGRLIGSAPVAGPSTSLTTMSLLAKNTPSRSEMTKVQQQVKVNGASMTVLRREMQEIRVKQLEQQKQLQDQEQKLQEQSQVIAEQNARLAELEHKLRELMESSAAAIGGPRPNTTVPSTSSSSAVSFTAASTSAAVLTGVAAASPRETEGEVGSSLKRTRKSSDLPRQSKRLRSKK, encoded by the exons ATGACAGGCGTTTCTTCTAAACCTGCTGAACAACGTGCCGCTGCTGTTCATCACACAGGATCACATCAGCATTTAATACATGTATGTGTGACAGCTGCAGCTCATGGTGGTTTCAAACGACTGTGGACCGCACTGTGCGGCTGGCTGTTAACTGTTGAGTCAgtttttccatctttaaagaaaaaatggcACGAGCTTCCTATTGAAACGTCATTTCCGGCTCGTCTGTATCAAGGCAAGATGGCGGCCGTGGTAGAAAGAGTTGATGGATGTGTTGGGTCCTTGGACTCAGATGTCGTGTCACTAAGACATACACCCCCTCCATCGGACCAGCAGCACCAGAACAACCCTCTGCTGGGCCTGCCCATCGTGGCCATCGAGACCATCCTCAACTTCCTGTCCTACGATGAGATCAGCCTGCTGCGCTCG GTATGCAAGCGTATGGACATGATTTGCCAGCGTGTCCTGAATCAGGGATTCCTGAAGGTGGAGCGTTACCACAGCCTGTGCCAGAGGCAAGTCAAAGCCCAGCTGCCCAG GAGAgagtcagagaggagaaacCACTCCCTGGCCCGTCACGCTGACATCCTGGCTGCTGTGGAGACCCGCCTTTCACTACTCAACATGACCTTCATGAAATATGTGGACTCCAACCTGTGTTGCTTCATCCCTGGAAAG GTTATAGACGAGATTTACCGCGTGTTGCGCTACGTGAACTCTACCCGAGCCCCTCAGCGAGCTCATGAGGTTCTGCAGGAGTTGAGGGACATCTCCTCCATGGCCATGGAGTACTTCGATGAGAAGATCGTCCCCATTCTGAAGAAGAAACTGCCGGGAGCCGATCTGTCTGGTCGCCTCATTGGCTCTGCACCAG TGGCAGGTCCATCTACCTCTTTGACCACCATGTCCTTGCTGGCTAAGAACACACCTTCCCGCTCTGAGATGACCAAggtgcagcagcaggtgaaAGTGAATGGGGCATCGATGACTGTACTGCGGAGGGAGATGCAGGAAATTCGGGTCaagcagctggagcagcagaagcagctgCAGGACCAGGAGCAGAAGCTGCAGGAACAGAGCCAGGTGATCGCTGAGCAGAACGCCCGCCTCGCAGAGCTGGAACACAAGCTCCGTGAACTGATGGAGAGTAGCGCTGCTGCTATCGGAGGACCCAGGCCCAACACAACTGTCCCCTCCACGTCCAGCAGCTCTGCTGTGTCTTTCACTGCTGCCAGCACATCTGCTGCTGTCTTGACAGGCGTGGCTGCGGCCTCACCCAGGGAGACAGAGGGTGAGGTAGGGTCTTCGCTAAAACGCACCAGAAAAAGCTCAGACCTTCCACGACAATCCAAACGGCTGCGCAGCAAGAAATGA